The genomic segment GAAATTTCATTCTTTTTTTGTTCAGCCAGTATATCCAACAGATCATTAATTGGAATTTCTGTTGTACTCACTGAAGCCTTCTCGAATAGATTAACCAATTCAGATGGTACTTCAATAACATAAGAACCATTCATCAGAGCAGATCTCAAATCAATCCGTGTAGCCCCTACTTGAAGAGATGCCATAAATCGCTCTGATCCATTGCAATCTGCATCACAGATAAAGTAACAGTTTGATTCAATCAATGTCTCGATCCATTCACTGAGGTCTATTGATACATTTTGCTCTTCAGGAATTACGGAATAGATTGGGTTATTCTGAGAATCATTGTTAACATAAATGTATTTAATCGGATGTAATTCTTGTATCTTGTCACTCGAAGTCAGTTCGAATATGAAACCTTCTGCTGGACAATTGATTCCAGATGGTACGATAATCCTTTGTTTCTTCCATTCCCCATCTGCTTTATTTTCTAACTGACCAATTGGTATATAAGAACGTTCTCGGTCAAATACATTCACGAATAGAGGCTCAATGGTGATATCCTGATATTCAATGAATAAGCAAAACTCTTCATCTGTAAATTTCGGAATGATAAAAATCGCATGATTGGATCCATCTTCCTTTGGCCCAACTAATCGATAACTGTGTGTGTCCTCCGTTATGATGTTCGAAATATTTAAGCTATCGCCAACTACTATATATGGCTTGTAACCAAAATATACGGTATGAGATCTTTGAAAGAAAGGATTCGTAAAATCTAAGTTCCACTTATCATCACTAATAAGCTTCACATTTTTCAATCGAACGTCACTTTCAATTAATAATGTTTTGCTTGTTGATTCGGTTCTGGAACCAGAATCTTTTTCTAACAGAAAAAGCGCTTCGTTATGAAGAAACTCCTCTAAGCGTAACTGATCCATCACTTTATGTACGGAGTCTGCAATTGCATCGTAAAACTTAGGATTAGTGATCATCTTTTGATTGGAATCACTAAGCTTACCTTGTTTTACACCACACTGCGGACACACAGCATTATCCCAATTATTGGAGTAGTGATATAAGCTCTTTAGTTGTTTTGCATATGATGGAATATGACTCCATTCATCTCCGCCGAAACTCATTTGCTTTATGATAAATTTCGCTCCAAACCCATGCACAATCGTTTCTTTGTTAATAGAATGAATATGCAGATTCACATGAAATTGGCACAAGCAATTATTGCAGGTCATCATGCCAAATTCTAGCTTTTCTTGAAACGGAGTGACAATTAAAATATATCTTTTAGTAACCCTTTGTAATTCTTGAATACCTTTTTCGAAGACTTCGGTTGGCAAATGTTCAAGCACATCAGAAATTAATATGAGATCAAATTCCCCATCCTTGAATGGCAGCTTATCTATTGACCCTACTATTTTTTCTGTTTGCACATATTTAAGTGCTTCTTCACTTATATCCACTGCGCAAACTCTGTCATATTTCTTTGCCAAACGATTTGTAACAATTCCGTTACCACAACCTATGTCCAAAACTGACTTCACACCATTTGGAATTTTTGACAAGATTAGCTCAGTGATCTCAACTTGGTGTTGAGTTGGATCTTGTTCCCAAATATCCGGGGAATTGTAATATTTCATAATGTTACTGTTTTCCATTAGATAGCCCCCTTCTCATTCCCTCCCCATCTGACAGGGTGATTAATTAATCCTAAAGACACATTAACCCCAAAAGGCTGCTCCACTTTAATTTCATACATCTTATCGTGAAGATCGTAAGCAGGCGGTTCAACATTATCTAACAAATTTAATTCTTTAAAGATTGCTACCGATACGAGATAAGTGCCTTTCCCTAAAAGTAAAGGATTAAAGAATACATTTACAAAACCTTCGCCAAATGCCTCTTTTACTTCATATCCATCTTTATTCGATAACACTTGCATAGCACAAGTTCCATCCAACAAGTAATAAGCAAGCACAAAAATTGGGTTTCTCACTTTTTCTTTCGCAAAATAATTGATTCTTACTTTTTTATACCCGAGGTTTTGGAAGACATGCGATACTTCATTATTATCATTTAAAAAATCTACAGAAGTAATAACCATTTCACCTGAACCATATATTCGACTATTACTTTCCCTCTCTTCGAGTAGTTCCTGATAATTTATCGTTTTAACTGTCTCATTATCCATACTTTCATCATGAATAACTTCTTTCAGATTAAATACACTTGATTTCCACTCGGAATCATCATTTGCCTCAAGATGACCAATCTCAACATAGTTTTCGCCATCAAAAAACTCAATTTTCACTTTCTCAGTCGATATATCCTGATAAACGATTTCTAGTTCATAGTTTCTCAATTCAGCTAAATTTTGTACTTTAAATACAAATAAAGCGTGCTGGTATTCTCCACCTACGTCTTCAAATGATCGATATCTTTTTCCATTTTGCTCAACAGGCGAAGACCAGTTAATTGTTTCTTTATCCACAATTAAAAACAAATCACTTCCATTATTTGTATCACCGGCGTCGCCAATCTGCAGACACTCAATAACCTTATCTTTACAATAAAACTTCACCTCTGATATGGGATGCTTTTCCAATGGAGCCCCATTCTCTGTGATGAAGTGAAAGTAAACAAGTGAATCTTCAATTCCCTCCTCTAAGGTTTTAAAATTATTATGTTTTAATCGTACATTTCTAGCCTTTAGTCTTCTCTCTTCCTGTTTCCGAATTGATGCTAGGTATTCTGCAGTAACATCTAAAATATTTCCTTCCATCACCACTTTTCCCTTATCAATCCATACAGCCTCGTTGCACATTTTTTGAACAGAAGATATGTCGTGTGATACAAAGAGAACCGTTGTACCACCCTCCGTTAATTTTTTCATTCGCTCAATCGATTTATTGATGAAGTATGCGTCCCCAGCCCCTAGTATTTCATCTACAATAAGGATCTCAGGAATGACAACAGTTGATGTAGCAAAAGCTAGCCGTGCATACATACCTGCTGAGTAAGTCTTAACAGGTTTATCAATAAACTCTTCTAGTTCTGAGAAATCCACGATTTCTTCAAATTTCTCTTTTGCTTCTTTACCGACGATACCAGAATACGACAATGAGGCGAAAATGTTCTCACGCCCAGAAAACTCTGGATGAAAGCCTGTACCCAGCTCCATTAGAGCAGAGACCTTCCCATTTATTTTTATGTCTCCATCAGTTGGTCTCAAACTACCGGCAATTATTTTGAGCAGAGTACTTTTGCCAGCACCATTCCTACCGACTAAAGCTATCTTACTGCCTTTTTTTATGTTAAGATTTATATCTTTTAACGCCCAAAATTCTTCGTATCTATTTTTTGTAAGAAAGCCAAATCCAAGGACGTCAAGTATACGATCTCTAGGATGCTTGTAAGATTTAAATAATTTGTTTACGTTATTAATTTGAACAGCGTATTTATCATACATAATCTGCAAACACCACTTTCAATCGGGTAAATACGTAATGTCCTAAAAAAAACACTCCTAAGGACAATGTTACAAAAATCACGGTTATATCCCAACTTGGTAAGGAGTTGTAGATTATAATCTCTCTATACAAACTAATCATATAGTACATCGGATTGAATTGCATGAAATACACCAGTTCACTGGTTAACATATCAGTTGTATAGGCAATTGGTGAAACCATCATAAGTAAGATCAAAATCACTGTTATGATCTGTGATAAGTCACGAAAGAAAACATTAATACTTGCCAGAATCCACACTAAACCCGTTGTAAATAATATTTGCAATACCAATACAAAAGGAAGAAGTAGAACATAGAATCCTAGTTGCCCGTTGAATCCTACTACAATTAGCAACATGATTAAACCAATCAACTGCGATACCATGCTAGCCAAAACTACTTTTACAGGTATCAGCTCAATGGGGAAGATCGTATTTTTGATCAATGAACTATTGCTTGTCACCGTATTAACCCCTAGTCCGATCGACTCAGAAAATCCAAACCACGGTATTAGACCTGAAAAAATAATCAAGACGTAGTCAAAAGTAGATATACCAGTTAGTTTGATTTTAAAAATGGTTATGTATACCAAAAAATATGCTGAAAGAAAGAGGAGTGGATTTAATAAAATCCACGTCCCTCCCATGATTGAACCTGCATATTTTTTCTTAATATCGTCTACCGTTATATTAAAGAGAATCTTTCTATAGCTGATTAGTTGAGAGAAAGGGTTATTCATAATTAACTCCTTTCAGAATGATTAAAAGCGCATAAGAGATTAACAATTTTATTGGAAGCAGTTCCGTCTCCATAAATTCCCTCTCTGACAGTCCTGTCCATCCCTGAATGTATATCATTAAAAGATGCGAGAATTTTTTCCTTAGACGGCCCAGCTAACACATTCATTCCTACTTCAATTGTTTCGACCCATTCTGTTTCATTACGTAATGTAATGCACGGTTTACCAACAAAGTACGCTTCTTTTTGAACCCCACCACTGTCTGTCAAAATGGTTTTAGCGTTTACTTCTAAAGTTACCATTTGTAAATACGATAGGGGATCTAAAAGTGATACTTTATCACTAACTTCAATACCATATTGGTGTAGATACTTTTTTGTTCGTGGATGTAATGCAACCAAAACCGGAATTTCATCTGCAATTTCATTAAAGGAACCAAAGATTTCACTCAGATGTTGAGGATTATCCGTATTTTCTGCACGATGCACAGTCGCCAAGGCATACTGTCCTGGCTTAACATTGAAACCATCCAACACGCCTGTATCGTTACCTACCTTATTCATGTAATAAAGCATGCAATCATACATAACATCCCCAACTGAATGTACTCGGTTCCTAATTCCTTCTTTTTCCAAATTATTGACAGAGTGGTTGGTTGGGCAAAACAGAATAGAAGACAAATGATCAGTCACTACTCGGTTGATTTCCTCTGGCATTGCTCGGTTATAACTTCTGAGTCCTGCCTCGACGTGGGCAATGGGAATATGTAGTTTTGATGCCGCTAAAGCCCCTGCTAATGTTGAGTTTGTATCACCGTATACCAAAACGCAGTCTGGCTTCTCCTTCAATAATACTGCCTCAATCGCAGTTAACATTTCCCCGGTTTGTTGACCATGATTAGAAGAGCCGATTCCTAAGTGATAATGAGGATGAGGAATGTCAAGTTCTTCAAAGAAGATATCGCTCATATTCCGATCATAGTGTTGACCAGTATGGACGATAACCTCATTAAACAAATGGTTACTCGTCCGATTAAATTCCCGGATGGCTCTGGAAACCGCTGCCGCTTTAATAAACTGTGGACGGGCACCAATTACTGTTATTATTTTCATAATTTACTCCGTTCTTACAGTCTGAAATATTTCCCTTTAACATTTGTTTTCTTTTTTATTCCGTCTCTTGTATCAAAAATAACACGGGCAGAGGAACAGATCAGGTCGTAATCGAATTGCGAATGATTGGTTGTCAATAAAACCAAGTCTGCTTTTTCTAAAGCCTCAGCAGTCAATGAGATTGTCTCTACCATTTTCCCATTAAACTTAAAGTTAGGAATGTGAGGATCAACTACCTGATACTCAGCACCTTCTTTATCGAGGATAGAGAGTATTTCAAGAACCGGAGATTCCCGGTAATCATCAATGTCATTCTTATAAGCTACACCTAATACGAGTATTTTTGAACCATTTAACGACTTTCTATCCTGATTTAGTATCTGCATCATTCTAGTAACTACAAAATCAGGCATACTGCTATTGATCTCACCTGCTAATTCTATTAAGCGAGTATGATAGTTAAATTCTCTTGCTTTCCATGTAAGGTAGAAGGGATCGATTGGGATGCAATGCCCTCCTAGACCTGGGCCAGGATAGAACGCCATGAAGCCATACGGTTTTGTCTTTGCCGCGTCAATCATTTCCCAAACATCTATACCCATCTTGTTGCAAAGAACCGCCATTTCATTTGCAAGTGCGATGTTAATATGGCGAAATGTATTTTCATATATTTTTTCCAATTCCGCGACTGCTGGACTTGATACTACATGTATTTCACCCTCGAGCACAGCTTGATACATAGTCGCAGCTACCCTTGTACAATCGGGAGTAACACCCCCAACGACTTTAGGGGTATTTTTTGTATTGAAATGCTTGTTCCCCGGATCTACCCGTTCTGGTGAATAGGCTAAAAAGAAATCAACTCCACATTTTAAACCGGATTCCTCCAAAATCGGCTTAACCAATTCCTCTGTTGTCCCAGGATATGTAGTACTTTCTAGTACCACGAGCATTCCAGGTTTTAGATGATTAGCGATTTCTCGTGCCGAAGAGCTCACATAGCTCGTGTCGGGCTGATGATACTTATCCAAAGGAGTAGGTACACAAATCGCTACAGCATCTACATCGTTGATAAATGAATAGTCAGCAGTAGCCCTCAATTTATTCGCTTTCACAGTAGACTGAAGATCCTCATTCAGTACGTCACCAATATAGTTAATCCCTTGGTTTACCATCTCTACTTTGTCAGATTGCACGTCAAATCCAATTACCTGAAATCCTGCTTTCGCTTTCTCTACTGCTAAAGGCAATCCAACATAACCTAATCCTACTACACCGATGACAGCAGTTCTTTCATCAAGTTTCCGAATCAATTTTTCGGCTAAAAGAGGTATTTCCTGTTCTAGCAAGTTACTCATGAAGTTGCTCCTCTCATCTCGAAAAATTCTCTCACAACAGAAATTACATACTGTTGCTCTTCCTCAGTCATTTCTGGATAAAGTGGCAAAGCCATAGTACCCTTCGCGGCTTTTTCAGACTCAATCAGGCTTTCTCTATCGTAGCCTAAATCTTTATATACTTCTTGCAAATGCAGTGGGACAGGATAGTAGACACCAGAAGATATACCTTTCTCTTGCAAGAAGGCCATTAGTTCGTCACGAAGGTCTGTTTGAATAATGTACAAATGATAAACTGCATAGCGGTTCTCTTTTTCAAAAGGAACCTGTATCGGCAAATCTTTCAGTGCCTCGTTATAAACAGCTGCTTTTTGTCTACGAGCTGCATTCCACTGATCAATATAAGCAAGCTTTACGTTCAGCATTGCAGCTTGCAAACTATCCAATCGACTGTTGTAACCAATCATGGAGTGATAGTATTTGGGATTGCTACCATGTGCGCGTAAAATTTTTATTTTTTTGGCCAGTTCTTCATCATTTGTTACGATCATACCGCCGTCTCCATATCCCCCCAAATTTTTCGTTGGAAAGAATGAAAAACAACCGGCGACACCCAATGAACCGATTTCTTGCTCCTTGTATTTTGAGCCAATTGCTTGACACGCATCTTCGACTACGTATAAATTATATTTTTTAGCCAATGCCAAAACTTCGTCCATATCAACAGGTTGTCCAAAAATATGTACGGGAATGATTGCCTTCGTATTTGGCGTTATTGCGGCCTCCAGCTTACTTACATCAAAATTATATGTTTTTGGATCAATATCAATAAATACCGGTTTAGCACCTAGTTGAGAAACCACTTCCGCAGATGCAAAGAAAGTGAATGGTGTAGTAATAACCTCGTCACCTGGCCCTATTCCAAGTGCATCAAGTACGAGAAGCAATGCATCTGTACCATTTGCAACTCCGATAGCGCATTTTACGTTACAGTAATCCGCCATCTTTTGCTCAAAGTCAGCAACATGCTTACCCATAATATAATTACCACTCGATAATACATCATCAACAGCTGCTTTTATCTCAGCTTCGATGCTTCTGTATTGCTTTACCAAATCAAGCAATGGTACCTTATGAGTGGTTGTATTCATATTGACGATTCTCCTCTTCTACTATTTCATTTAATTTAACTGGCTTTCCTAATTCTGCTGATTTATAGATTGCTAATACAAGCTTTAAAGCCTCTAGCCCATCTACTCCACTTACAACCGGATCCCGGTCACTCCGTATTGCATCAACCATGTCTCTAATGATTTCTTCCTGCCCAGGGGTACCGTATGGATCATGTTCAACCTCTTGAATGAGCGCTTCTGCATGTTGCTTTGGAAGAGACTCAAATTCCCAATGCTTGATCCAGTTAGCTGTAGTTCCAGATACAACAGCTGTTCCGCTCTCACCAAAAATACTGAGGGACTCTTCAAAGTTCTTTGGGAATATGGTAGCAGCAGCCTCGATGATCCCTAATGCCCCATTTTGGAATCGAACTGTTGCGGCTGCAACATCTTCAGCTTCAATATTTCTAAGACGTGTTGCAGAGTATCCTTGTACTTCTTCCACCGGCCCCATTAACCACAATAGTAAATCTAAATTATGTATAGCTTGGTTCATTAAAACTCCGCCGTCCATTTCCTTCGTTCCACGCCACGCTGCTTGATCGTAATAGGCTTGATTACGATTCCACCGTAACGTTGCATTAGCGTGACTTATCTTTCCAAATTGGCCAGTTGTCATTGCTTTCTTAAGAGCCATAATGGCAGGTCTAAATCGATTTGGATGCACGACAGATAGTTTTACGCCGTTGTCCTTACATGCTTGTACAATCGTCTCCGCATCCTGAATAGTCAATGCGATTGGTTTCTCTACGATCAGATGCTTTTTAGCATTAGCCGCTTGAATTGCCAATTTTGCATGCAGCCCACTTGGTACACAGATGCATACAACATCTATTTCTGGCTGATTATCCAGCATTTCACCTAAATCTTTGTACCCATTCACTTGATATTTTTCACAAGTCTCCTGCAATCTCTCAACCGACGTATCACAAACTGTGACAAGTTTCGCGTTTTCGACATTTTCGATCGCCTCAATGTGTTTCTTTGAAATGTGGCCGCAGCCTACTATGGCGAAATGTATCATGATTCTATCTCCATTCTATTCTTCTTGTATTACTATACCATGAATGAAACAAAAATATATTTGTAGAATAACATCATATCACAGCAAATATAAGTTTCATTATTATACAGAAGTCGACAATTACATAGTTTCCAATACGGTAAAAAAAGGATGTTGATATGATTTCAACATCCTTTTATCCTTACCTATCTATTCTATTAACATTGCCCGATAGTCATCCAAAAGCTGCTTATAATTCGGGGACTGTGCTTGTAATTTCTGAGTCAATTCTATTGCTACACTATTTTGCCCCAACTTCTCATATGCAATGATTATTAGAGCCTGCACTTCGAGTGTAATACTCGGATCAGTAACCAATTTAAGTTGTTCAAGACTATCTGCATAGTTCCCTAAAATAATATTCGCTTGCCCAAGATAAAAATACGTATAGGCATTCAAATCTAATGGCCTCTTGTCAGGGATTGCCTCTGCCTTGAAAGGTTCTATCCGACTTACGTAATCCTTGTATTTATCTGAAGCCTTCCTAGCAAGTACTGTCGCTTGATCTTTTTGATTTTGTTTTGCCAATTGAGATGCAACCTGAGCATTTACCTGAATGCTTGCATCGTAGAAGTGAACATTAAAATGATCTTGCTCCCAAGCCTTTTGGAAATATTGATCGGCTTTGACCCAATCATTCATGAAGAGATATACGTTGCCGATCTTGTATAAAACCTCTGATGCCTTGGGTTCGAGTTGCTCAATACGATTTAACGTTGCTTCTGCTTTAGATTTCCACTCGCTCTGCTGTGACTGTGTATACTTCGTCGCATACACTTTAGCCAGGTTCATCGCATATTCCGTATGATAAGGGTTGAGCTTAACTGCTTTCTCCAATATCGGTTGTGCAGCTTCTACATCTACTTCACTTGCTAACGCAGAAATATTGTTTTGCGCAAAGAGAATCCTTCCCGAATATACACCGACTATTCCTACACAAACAGCGATAAAAGCGATCAAGAACCGCGAGTATTGGAAGGCTGGTTTCATATCTTTTGACTGTAAAGGTACTGCAATTGCTATCAGCCAGAAAACAATAAACCATACCGTACCAAAAGAGAAATCAAAATCAATGAAAGCATGCATCAATATAATGGACAAGGATACTAGGGAGGCAACTGCAATAGTCGAATCGCTATTCTCCTCTTGTTCTTTCTTAATGCGAATGAGTATCTTCCCTACCAGAAAGCATATCACGCCAATGAAAACAATGAGCCCCAACCATCCTGTATTAAGCAAAATCTCCAAATAACCGTTATGAACCTCATTACTATAGTAAGGGAGCTCTTGATAAGCAGGATAAACAACTCTCCATCCTTCGCCACCAAAACCGAACACAGGCGCCTCCTTACTCACTGCAAAAGCATCCATATACATATTGGTTCTTCCCAATACACTAGAAGTACCCAAGTTAATATCAGTGATTCGCTGCTGCAATGACTCAGGCATAGCCTGGTATAGTAATCCCTGGTTTTTGAAATCCAGCAAAGTTAATAACCCTACTAATAAAATGAAACCCGGCAATACAAAGCGAATCAGAGGTTTCTTCGTTTCTTTCAGATAACTACTATTTTTAATGATCCTTTGTGTAAGCAGCACCAGTACCATTACGATAATACTTGCTACAACGAATGCGAGTAAAGCTGCATCATCTACATTTTCAGACCCAGCTGAAGTCATTTTTTGAAACACTAGGAGTGAAGCTACTAGAGAGAAAACCGTAAATGCAAGGTATTGAATTTGTTCCTTTCCCTTGAGAAGGAGTACTCCGATGAACCATGCCACAGGAAAAACGACCATTGCCCCACGCGAGTAGGATAAGAAAAAACAAACGCCATATGCTACCAAGGGCAAGCTGAAGAAAAGTGTAGTCAAGACTTTGATTTCTTTTTTTGCCAAATAGACAAGAGCATACAGCCAAAATGCACAGATAATCGTTGCAAATGTATTGGGATATTGGAGTGGCCCTGCTAGCCTTCCCGAAAGGACTATATCCTTAAATACAATCCAATTCCAAAAACCAGCAAGCGAAAAAAAACTAATCCATACGCCCGTTGCGTTAAAAACGATTGGCAGCAGCTTTTCCACTTTATCATTGTGATCGATCTGTCGTAACCAAATTAACATGATAAAAAGAATCACGTAGGTAAACCAACGAAATAAGTTGTCCAAAGCTCCCATGGGAGTTTCTGCACCGAGTAGTGATAATACATGTGTTATTGGAATGAAAAATACAATCAAATAGATTATTTGTCCATATTGTTGGCTTTTCCTGATCATCCATATGGCTGCGATCAAAAATAGTAGAATTTGACTTACTTCGATTAAATAAAAATCAGTATCAAAAAATAATCCTCGCAGATATGGCGTGCATAAAAATAGGAGGGCTAAAGCTGCAAATAGCCCCCATTTCACTAATTGTTGCATTTTAGACCTCCGGCTTGCTTCTTTCCTATTTAGATTCAAGTTCTTTTACTAGGTTAGCGACCTCAACCTTAGTATTCGTTCCCTCAGGAGCAAGATCCAAGTATTTTTTCATACTGGTTACCGCTTCTTGTTTTTTGTTCAATTGCATATACCCGAATCCGATAAAACGGTAAGCTTCAAAATACTTAGGGTCATTCGTGATTTCCGATAATACTTTTACCGACTCTTCAAATTTATTCTGAACAAAGTAGATTTGTCCGAGCTTAAATTTAAGATCTGCAAAATCAGGCTTTACTTGAAGGCCTTTGTTAGCCGTGAGAAGCGCATTATCGAAATCTTGATTTAACATTTGAATTGCTACAATATTGTTGTAGCCTTCGATCATGTCTGGTGACTTTGTAACTGCATTTTGATAATAACTCAGTGCTTTACTGAAGTCATTTTGTTTCCGAGAGATATTACCCAGGTAGTACTCATAGATACCATTTGAAGCGTCAAGCTTTACACATTCCTCAAACGCTGACTTTGCTTCATCCATTTTTTCAGAATTGTAAAGAGCTAATGCAGCATCAAACTTTTCCTTAACAGGATTTGAAGTTTCAGACTTCTTTTCTTGAGCTATAGGTGCAGGTGCTTCGGTTTCCTTTGCACATCCAGTAATAACGGCTAAAGACAATAGGAATACACCCACTAAATGTACGTACTTCATGAACGTTAGGTCCTCCATATTCTAGAAAATACAATACTCAGATACCATTCTATATTAGCACATTCCTATTAATTAGTTGCTGAAAACAAAAAAAAAGAGCCATTACTAGGGCTCCCCAACTCTGAAGATAATAACTATGTTAGTAACTCAGCCAAAACCAAGCCTTCCTTAATTATTACAATGATACAAATTCGCCTTCCCACGATAAATGAAAAATTGATGCACTGATCATTTTACAGAATATATACCACATGAACATGTACTTCAAGAAAAACCAAAAAGGTTGCCGAGAAATTCTCGACAACCTTCTCCCCATAGAGGGGTTCTTGCACAGCTATTAGCGGTTGCTTACAGAACCGTCTTTAACTGCATTGTTTTTCTTATCTACAATGTTAGCACCTTGGAAAGTAACATTGATTTGATCGTTCACAGTCAAGGAGTTTGCATTGTATACTGCAACAGTTACAGACTTGTTGTCAGAATTCACTTTAAACGGTGTAGTATCTGCAAGTTTTGTTGTTGCTCCGTTAACTTTAACAGTTACACCTGTAACAGCTCCTTGTGGCAAGGAGATTTCTTCAGAGAAGTTGATTACGAAGTTGGAGGAATCAACCAAAGCTACAGAAGACGCTACTGGTTTCACGTTCTCATCCAAGTTTACTACGTCAGTATCTTCGCCAGCTTTCAAAGTGTTACCATCAACGTCTACTACATTAGCAACTTTCAACAGGCGATTACCAGAAGCACTAATGAAACCTTCTGGCAATTCGATAACCACTTTATCTTTAGAGCCATCGAAGTACAAGTTAGAAGTGCTTGGGTTCAGTGCAACTCCATCCAAGGAATAGTTGCCTGCAACCAGAGCAGAAGAAGCCATTTGTTTGTTAAATTTAACAACCAATTTACCTGGTACTCCTTGCTCTTGGTTAGTTTCTTCATCTACTACTTCAACAACAGCAGAAGATTCGGAAGAACCAGTTACAGTCAAAGTAAATTTAGTATCAGCAGTAGTTGCGTTAGGTACTTTATCTTGTACTTTGCCTGCACCGATTGTTACTTCATATTTACCTGGTTTCAGCTTACCATTTTCAACCAAAGCTACGTCAGAAACTGGGAGAACTAGGTAGTTCTCATCATCACCATCAATTATTCCGTTGTTGTTTGCATCGTAAGAGCTAACAACTCCAGTCAATCCTACAGATGGTTTGTTTGTTACAA from the Brevibacillus brevis genome contains:
- a CDS encoding class I SAM-dependent methyltransferase, producing MENSNIMKYYNSPDIWEQDPTQHQVEITELILSKIPNGVKSVLDIGCGNGIVTNRLAKKYDRVCAVDISEEALKYVQTEKIVGSIDKLPFKDGEFDLILISDVLEHLPTEVFEKGIQELQRVTKRYILIVTPFQEKLEFGMMTCNNCLCQFHVNLHIHSINKETIVHGFGAKFIIKQMSFGGDEWSHIPSYAKQLKSLYHYSNNWDNAVCPQCGVKQGKLSDSNQKMITNPKFYDAIADSVHKVMDQLRLEEFLHNEALFLLEKDSGSRTESTSKTLLIESDVRLKNVKLISDDKWNLDFTNPFFQRSHTVYFGYKPYIVVGDSLNISNIITEDTHSYRLVGPKEDGSNHAIFIIPKFTDEEFCLFIEYQDITIEPLFVNVFDRERSYIPIGQLENKADGEWKKQRIIVPSGINCPAEGFIFELTSSDKIQELHPIKYIYVNNDSQNNPIYSVIPEEQNVSIDLSEWIETLIESNCYFICDADCNGSERFMASLQVGATRIDLRSALMNGSYVIEVPSELVNLFEKASVSTTEIPINDLLDILAEQKKNEISSEQIHSELNALQFEMKNLHEKYDRLLVNLQNVEAELEIHRNIKIENERQIVWFQNRTAQLELLNERYQNDYKDLTEKYENLTIDYEQIARFQGRVAELEIEKHRYVRELEQLNEKYEGVLGENKQLLREVDNNIEALKDLNTKLEKLEKMNVVQFFLRKK
- a CDS encoding ABC transporter ATP-binding protein, which translates into the protein MYDKYAVQINNVNKLFKSYKHPRDRILDVLGFGFLTKNRYEEFWALKDINLNIKKGSKIALVGRNGAGKSTLLKIIAGSLRPTDGDIKINGKVSALMELGTGFHPEFSGRENIFASLSYSGIVGKEAKEKFEEIVDFSELEEFIDKPVKTYSAGMYARLAFATSTVVIPEILIVDEILGAGDAYFINKSIERMKKLTEGGTTVLFVSHDISSVQKMCNEAVWIDKGKVVMEGNILDVTAEYLASIRKQEERRLKARNVRLKHNNFKTLEEGIEDSLVYFHFITENGAPLEKHPISEVKFYCKDKVIECLQIGDAGDTNNGSDLFLIVDKETINWSSPVEQNGKRYRSFEDVGGEYQHALFVFKVQNLAELRNYELEIVYQDISTEKVKIEFFDGENYVEIGHLEANDDSEWKSSVFNLKEVIHDESMDNETVKTINYQELLEERESNSRIYGSGEMVITSVDFLNDNNEVSHVFQNLGYKKVRINYFAKEKVRNPIFVLAYYLLDGTCAMQVLSNKDGYEVKEAFGEGFVNVFFNPLLLGKGTYLVSVAIFKELNLLDNVEPPAYDLHDKMYEIKVEQPFGVNVSLGLINHPVRWGGNEKGAI
- a CDS encoding ABC transporter permease, which codes for MNNPFSQLISYRKILFNITVDDIKKKYAGSIMGGTWILLNPLLFLSAYFLVYITIFKIKLTGISTFDYVLIIFSGLIPWFGFSESIGLGVNTVTSNSSLIKNTIFPIELIPVKVVLASMVSQLIGLIMLLIVVGFNGQLGFYVLLLPFVLVLQILFTTGLVWILASINVFFRDLSQIITVILILLMMVSPIAYTTDMLTSELVYFMQFNPMYYMISLYREIIIYNSLPSWDITVIFVTLSLGVFFLGHYVFTRLKVVFADYV
- the wecB gene encoding non-hydrolyzing UDP-N-acetylglucosamine 2-epimerase is translated as MKIITVIGARPQFIKAAAVSRAIREFNRTSNHLFNEVIVHTGQHYDRNMSDIFFEELDIPHPHYHLGIGSSNHGQQTGEMLTAIEAVLLKEKPDCVLVYGDTNSTLAGALAASKLHIPIAHVEAGLRSYNRAMPEEINRVVTDHLSSILFCPTNHSVNNLEKEGIRNRVHSVGDVMYDCMLYYMNKVGNDTGVLDGFNVKPGQYALATVHRAENTDNPQHLSEIFGSFNEIADEIPVLVALHPRTKKYLHQYGIEVSDKVSLLDPLSYLQMVTLEVNAKTILTDSGGVQKEAYFVGKPCITLRNETEWVETIEVGMNVLAGPSKEKILASFNDIHSGMDRTVREGIYGDGTASNKIVNLLCAFNHSERS
- a CDS encoding nucleotide sugar dehydrogenase; this encodes MSNLLEQEIPLLAEKLIRKLDERTAVIGVVGLGYVGLPLAVEKAKAGFQVIGFDVQSDKVEMVNQGINYIGDVLNEDLQSTVKANKLRATADYSFINDVDAVAICVPTPLDKYHQPDTSYVSSSAREIANHLKPGMLVVLESTTYPGTTEELVKPILEESGLKCGVDFFLAYSPERVDPGNKHFNTKNTPKVVGGVTPDCTRVAATMYQAVLEGEIHVVSSPAVAELEKIYENTFRHINIALANEMAVLCNKMGIDVWEMIDAAKTKPYGFMAFYPGPGLGGHCIPIDPFYLTWKAREFNYHTRLIELAGEINSSMPDFVVTRMMQILNQDRKSLNGSKILVLGVAYKNDIDDYRESPVLEILSILDKEGAEYQVVDPHIPNFKFNGKMVETISLTAEALEKADLVLLTTNHSQFDYDLICSSARVIFDTRDGIKKKTNVKGKYFRL